GCTCCGCGGCGCTCTGCGGCGCGAACTTGAGGATGGCCATGGCCTCCTCGGCCTGCTTCCCGCGAACGAGGGCCACGACGCGACGGGCCTTCTGCGGGGTGATGCGGATGTGCCGCACCCGAGCGATCGACTCGATCATCTCTTCCTCCTGTCAGCGTCGCCGCGTCAGCGGCGACGGCCCTTCTTGTCGTCCTTCACGTGGCCGCGGAAGGTACGCGTCGGCGCGAACTCGCCGAGCTTGTGACCGACCATCGACTCCGTGACGAACACGGGGATGTGCTTGCGACCGTCGTGGACGGCGATCGTGTGACCGAGCATCGCGGGCACGATCATCGAGCGGCGCGACCAGGTACGGATGACGTTCTTGCTGCCGGCCTCGTTCTGACGGACCACCTTCTGGAACAGGTGGTCGTCGACGAACGGGCCCTTCTTGAGGCTGCGAGGCATCTTGGGTTACTTCCGCTTCTTGTTCGTGGACCGGCGACGGACGATGAGCTTGTCGCTCTCCTTGTTGGGGCGACGCGTGCGGCCCTCCGGCTTGCCCCAGGGGCTCACCGGGTGACGGCCACCGCTCGTCTTGCCCTCGCCACCACCGTGCGGGTGGTCGACCGGGTTCATCGCGACGCCGCGGACGGTCGGGCGGACGCCCTTCCAGCGGCTGCGGCCGGCCTTGCCCCAGTTGATGTTCGACTGCTCGGCGTTGCCGACCTCGCCGATCGTCGCGCGGCAGCGCGCGTCGACGTTGCGGATCTCGCCCGAGGGGAGACGCAGCTGCGCGTAGGGGCCGTCCTTCGCGACGAGACGCACCGAGGCGCCTGCCGAGCGAGCCAGCTTCGCGCCGCCGCCGGGACGGAGCTCGATGGCGTGCACGACGGTACCCGTGGGGATGTTGCGCAGCGGCAGGTTGTTACCGGGCTTGATGTCGGCGCCAGCACCGGACTCCACGATGTCGCCCTGCGACAGCTTGTTGGGAGCGATGATGTAGCGCTTCGTGCCGTCCACGAAGTGCAGCAGCGCGATGCGCGCCGTGCGGTTCGGGTCGTACTCGATGTGCGCGACCCGGGCGTCGACGCCGTCCTTGTCGTGACGGCGGAAGTCGATCACGCGGTACTGGCGCTTGTGGCCACCACCGATGTGGCGGGTCGTGATGCGACCCGTGTTGTTGCGACCGCCGGTCTTGGGCAGCGGGCGGAGCAGCGACTTCTCGGGGGTCGAGCGCGTGATCTCCGCGAAGTCGGCGACCGACGAGCCACGACGACCCGGGGTCGTCGGCTTGTACTTGCGAATAGCCATGTGTCTAGTCCTCTAGTCCTCAGCCGACAGCCGTGAAGATGTCGATCGAGCCGGAGCGGAGCGTGACGATGGCACGCTTCGTGTCCTTGCGCTTGCCAAGACCGAACTTGGTGCGGCGCGTCTTGCCCTGACGGTTGAGCGTGTTCACGCGGTCGACCTTGACCGAGAAGATCTTCTCGATCGCGAGACGGATCTCGGTCTTCGAGGCGCGCGGGTCGACCTCGAACGTGTAGCTGCCGCGGTCGATGAGCGAGTAGCTCTTCTCCGAGACGATGGGGCGCAGGATGATGTCGCGCGGGTCCTTGTGGATGCTCATGCGTCCTGCTCCTTGTCTGCCTCGGCAGCGTCGTCGGCCTTGGCCGCCTTCGCCTTCGGCGCCTTCTTCGCCGGCTCGGCCTCGACGGTCTCGTCGGCGTCGGCCTTCGCAGCCTTGGCCTTCGGGGCCTTCTTCGCGGCCTCGACCTCGACGGTCTCGCCGGTGCGTGCCTCGACGAAGCCCTGGTAGGCGGCCTTCGAGAACACGATGTCGTCGCTCACGAGCACGTCGTACGCGTTGAGCTGGTCGAACGTGAGCACGTGCACGTTGTGCAGGTTGCGCACCGACAGCCACGACGACTCCTCGTCGCGGTGCAGCACCACGAGCACGTTCTTCGACGTCGCCACCGACGCGAGCAGCGCGACGGCCGTCTTCGTCGAGGGGGCGCCATCGGCGAGGAACGACTCCACGACGTGGAGACGGCCACCGCGGGCGCGGTCGGAGAGCGCACCGCGGAGCGCGGCGGCGATCATCTTCTTGGGGGTGCGCTGCGAGTAGTCGCGGGGCGTCGGGCCGTGCACGACGCCACCACCACGGTGCTCGGGCTGGCGGATCGAGCCCTGGCGCGAACGGCCGGTGCCCTTCTGCTTGAACGGCTTGCGACCGGCGCCGGAGACCTCGCCGCGGTTCTTCGTCTTGTGCGTGCCCTGACGTGCGGCAGCGAGCTGCGCGACCACGACCTGGTGGATCAGGGGCACGTTCGTCTGGACGTCGAAGAGCGACTCGGGCAGCTCGAGCGAGCCGGCCTTCGCACCCTTGGCGTCGAGGACGTCGACCTTGTTCGCCATGGTCAGGCTCCCTTCACGGCGTTGCGGACGAACACGATGCGGCCACGAGCACCGGGGACGGCGCCCTTGACGAGCAGCAGACCCTTCTCGGCGTCGACGGCGTGGATCGTGAGGTTCTGGACGGTGACGCGGTCGCCGCCCATGCGGCCGGCCATGCGCATGCCGCGGAAGACGCGCGAGGGCGTCGACGAGGCACCGATGGAGCCGGGCTTGCGGTGGTTGCGGTGCGCACCGTGCGACGCGGAGACGCCCGCGAAGTTGTGGCGCTTCATGACACCGGCGAAGCCCTTGCCCTTGGACGTGCCGACGACGTCGACCTTCTGGCCGGCGGCGAAGACGTCGACCGCGATCTCCTGGCCGAGCGCGTACTCGGAGGCGTTGGCGGTGCGGACCTCGGTGAGGTGGCGACGCGGCGTCGTGCCGGCAGCCTTGAAGTGACCGGCCTTGGGCTGGTTCACCTTGCGGGGGTCGATGGAGCCGAACGCGATCTGGATCGCGTCGTAGCCGTCGATCTCGGGCGTGCGGATCTGCGTGACCACGTTGGGCGTGATCTCGACGACGGTGACGGGGATGAGCTTGTTCTGCTCGTCCCACACCTGCGTCATGCCGAGCTTCCGGCCCAGCAGACCCTGAGTCGTTGCGAGGGTGGACATGCGGTTCCTTAGAGCTTGATCTCGATGTTGACGTCGGCAGGCAGGTCGAGGCGCATGAGCGAGTCGACGGCCTTCGGCGTCGGGTCGACGATGTCGATGAGGCGCTTGTGCGTGCGCTTCTCGAAGTGCTCGCGGCTGTCCTTGTACTTGTGGGGCGAACGGATGACCGCGACCACGTTCTTCTCGGTCGGCAGCGGCACGGGGCCCACCACCGTCGCGCCCGCACGGGTCACGGTGTCGACGATCTTCCGCGCCGACGAGTCGATGACCTCGTGGTCGTACGACTTCAGTCGGATGCGGATCTTCTGTCCCGCCATGCTGTCCTTCTCTCATCGACGCGCAGCCGGTACCGACTGCGCATTTGAGCACTGCTGTGCGCCATGTTCTTCTGTCAATGCCCGCCAGGGGCATGCCGATCCTCCGCAGGACATGCCTGCTGAGCTTCGGCGAAGTGATGTCGATCTGCCCGCGGCCCAGGCTCGATGTCCTGTGCACTGCCGAGCAGTGAGCCGCGATCCGCGGCGTCTGCAACCTGACGATTCTCGCACGGAGTGAGGAGTGCGTGCAACCCGGGCGTGTCGCATCGTCCGCCACGGTGGATCCTCGGTCGACAGGGGTGCGTCGACGGGGGTCAGCGGGCGGACGATATGCGTGTCCGGCTGACGCCGCCACTGGCTCCGATGGTAGCCCCGGCGTCGTCTGCAGCACCGTCGCTGCTGCCCGGTGGGGACCGCCCCGTCGCCCCTGCGCCGAGTGCGCCCTCGGTGATCTGCGGGCGGGCACTTGACGCCTCTTCATGCACGACGACCGCTCCCCAAGACCGGTCCTTGAGGTGCGAACGAAGTGAGCCTCGAAAGGTCCCCTCCGAGGACTCGATCCCTGGGACCTCGCTCCGAGGACCGCGCCTCGACCAGCTGGCGAGAGCGCGTACCGTTGCCGCATGGGCGACGACGCACGCGAGACCGCACGAGCCAGCCGCGACGCCATGCACGTCGACCCGCTGTGGTCGCGCGCCGGCGGCTGGCCCGACCTCGGCGTCGAGGCCGTCGACGCCGTGCTCGTGGGCATCGGCACGCACGCGACGAGCATCTCCCCCACGGGCGCGCACGCGACGCCCCTCGCGATCCGCGAGGCCCTCGCGAGGTTCTCCGCCCACGCCGCGGGCGCGGGCATCGACGCGCTGCGCATCGCCGACGCCGGCGACGCGGTCGACCCCGACGGCGACGAGGCCGCCGCCGCCGACCTCGTCGCGACCGCCGTCGCCCGCTCGCGCCTCGCGATCGTGCTCGGCGGCGACAACGCCGCCACCGTGCCCGCAGCCCTCGGCGCGTGGAGCGGCGCGGGCTCGCGCCCCTCCGACGCCGGCCTCATCACCCTGGACGCGCACCATGACCTGCGCGACGGCCGCTCGAACGGCTCCCCCGTGCGGCGTCTCGTCGAGGCGGGGCTCGAGGGCTCGCGCATCGTGCAGGTGGGCATCCAGGACTTCGCGAACTCGCACGCCTACGCGCAGCGCGCCGCCGACCTCGGCATCGCCGTCGAGACGCGTGCTGCCGTCGAGGAGGAGCCCGTCGGCGCGGTCGTGCAGCGCGCCCTGACGATCGCGGGCGGCGCGAGCGGGCCCATCCACGTCGACGTCGACGTCGACGTCGTCGATCGCGCGGCCGCGCCCGGCTGCCCCGCATCGGTGCCCGGCGGCATCTCGGCATGGCGTCTGCGCTCGCTCGTGCGGTTCCTGGCGCGCGACCCGCGCGTGCGATCGATCGACCTCACGGAGGTGGATGCGACGGCCGACGCCGCCGACGGCCGCACCGTGCGCCTCGCGGCGCTGTGCGTGCTCGAGGCCCTCGCCGGGCTCGCGGAGCGGGAAGGGTAGGGCTCGCCCTCCCACCGCTCCTAGGGCGCTCGCTCCCCCACCAGCTGGTCGAGGAGCGCGCGAGCGCAGCGAGCACGCGTCACGAGACCACGCGACCGCACCTCCTGCCCAGCCACGCGCGTGGTCGCGTCGAGCGAGCACCGCACGTGGTCTCGTGACGGCTGCAGCCTTCGGCTGCGGCCTCCTCGACCAGCTGGTGGGAGCGGCACTGGCGAGCGACCGTCAGACCACCCGCTCGCCCGCCCTCCAGACGGCGTGCGTCAGCGGGACGCCCGGGCGGTAGGCGAGGTGCGCTGCCGAAGGGGCATCGAGCACGTGCAGGTCGGCGCGGGCGCCGACGCGGATGCGGCCGAGGTCCGGCAGGCCCGGCGCCGGCTCGTCGCGACCGAGCGCGATGGCGCCGCCGAGCGTGGCGGCCCGCACCGCCTCCGCGACCGTCAGCCGCTGCTGCAGCACCGCCGTCGCGACGCAGAACGCCATCGACGTCGTGTACGACGTGCCGGGGTTCGCGTTCGACGCGATCGCGATGACCGCGCCCGCGTCGACGAGCGCCCGAGCGGGCGCGAACGGCATGCGCGTCGACAGGTCGCACGCGGGCAGCAGCGTCGCGACCGTGCCGCGCGCCCCACCCGTCCACGAGCCCGCGAGCATCCCGATCTCGTCGTCGGACACGAAGCCCACGTGGTCGACGCTGGCCGCGCCGAGCTCGACCGCGAGCGCCACCCCCGGCCCGGGCCCGAGCTGGTTGCCGTGCACGCGCAGCGCGAGCCCCGCATCCCGCCCCGCGAGCAGCACGCGGCGCGACTGCACCTCGTCGAACGCGCCGCGCTCGCAGAACACGTCGATCGCGTCGACGTGCGGGCGCACGGCGTCGAGCATGGGCCCGACGACCTCGTCGAGATAGCCGTCGGCATCGCGACCGTCGGGCACGAGGTGCGCGCCGAGGAACGTCACGGCATCCGCGCGCGACCGCGCGATGCGCGCCGAGCGCGCCTCGTCGGCGACCGTGAGCCCGTAGCCCGTCTTCGTCTCGAACGCCGTCGTGCCGCCGCGCAGCATCTCGCCGACGAGCCTGTCGTAGCGGCCCTGCAGCTCGGCATCCGACGCCGCCCGCGTCGCCGCGACCGTCGTCGCGATGCCGCCGGCGGCGTACGCCTCCCCCGCCATGCGCGCCTCGAACTCCGCGCCGCGGTCGCCTGCGAACACGAGGTGCGTGTGGCTGTCGACCCAGCCGGGCAGCGCCGCCCGACCCTCGACGTCGACGCGTGCATCCGCCGCCGGCGCATCCGCCGCGGCCCCGACCCACGCGACGACGTCGCCGTCGAGCACGACCGCCGCGTCGACGACGCGACCGGGAGCGTCGTTCGTCGTCAGCTCGGCGATGCCCGTCACGAGGGTCGACGACATCAGCGCTCCCGCATGGGGATGCGGATGCCGTGCGCGTCGGCGAACGCGTCGGCCTCCTCGTAGCCCGCGTCCGCGTGCCGCAGCACGCCCATGGCGGGGTCGTTGCGCAGCACGGCCTCGAGGCGCTCGGCCGCGAGCGGCGTGCCGTCGGCGACCGTCACCTGGCCCGCGTGGATCGAACGGCCCATGCCGACGCCGCCGCCGTGATGGATCGACACCCAGCTCGCACCCGACGCCGTCGCGGTGAGCGCGTTCAGCAGCGGCCAGTCGGCGATGGCGTCGGAGCCGTCCTTCATCGCCTCCGTCTCGCGGTACGGGCTCGCGACCGATCCCGCGTCGAGGTGGTCGCGGCCGATGACGATGGGCGCGGACACCTCGCCCGACGCGACCATCTCGTTGAAGCGCAGACCCGCGAGGTGCCGCTGCTCGGCGCCGAGCCAGCAGATGCGGGCGGGCAGCCCCTGGTACGCGACGCGCTCGCCCGCGAGCTCGATCCAGCGGCGCAGGTGCGGGTCGTCGCCGAAGAGCTCGAGGATCGCCGCGTCGGTCTTCGCGATGTCCTCAGGGTCGCCCGACAGCGCCACCCAGCGGAACGGACCCTTGCCCACGGCGAAGAGCGGACGGATGTAGGCAGGCACGAACCCGGGGAAGTCGAACGCCCGCGCGTACCCGCCCTCACGCGCCTCGGCCCGCAGGGAGTTGCCGTAGTCGAAGACCTCGGCGCCCCCGTCCTGGAAGCCGACCATCGCCTCGACGTGCCGCGCCATCGAGGCGCGCGCCGCCGCGACGAAGCCCTCCGGGTCGCGCGTCCGCGCAGCATCCCAGTCCTCGAACGCCACCTCGCTCGGCAGGTACGCCAGCGGGTCGTGGGCGCTCGTCTGGTCGGTGACGACGTCGATCGGCGCACCCATCGCGAGCAGCTGCGGCACGAGGTCGGCGGCGTTGCCGAGCACGCCGATCGACAGCGCCCGACCCTCGTCGCGCGCGGCGACGGCGCGGGCGAGCGCATCCTCGACCGAGTCGGCCTGCTCGTCGAGGTAGCGGTGCTCGATGCGGCGGGCGATGCGCGACGCATCCACCTCGATGCAGATCGCGACGCCGCCCTGCATCGTCACGGCGAGCGGCTGCGCGCCGCCCATGCCGCCGAGGCCGGCCGTGAGCGTGATGGTGCCGGCGAGCGACTCGCGGCCGAGCGCGCGCGCGACGGCGCCGAACGTCTCGTACGTGCCCTGCAGGATGCCCTGCGTGCCGATGTAGATCCACGAGCCGGCCGTCATCTGGCCGTACATCATGAGGCCCGCGGCCTCGAGGCGGCGCAGCTCGGGCCACGTCGCCCAGTCGCCGACGAGGTTCGAGTTGGCGATGAGCACGCGCGGTGCCCGCTCGTGCGTGCGCAGCACGCCCACGGGCTTGCCGGACTGCACGAGCAGCGTCTCGTCGTCGGCGAGGGTCTCGAGCGTGCGCACGATCGCGTCGAACGCCTCCCACGACCTGGCGGCCTTGCCGGTGCCGCCGTAGACCACGAGCGCGTCGGGGTGCTCGGCGACCTCGGGGTCGAGGTTGTTCTGCAGCATGCGCAGCACGGCCTCCTGCTGCCACCCCTTCGTGTGCAGCTGCGTGCCGCGGTGCGCGCGCACGGGGCGCGGGCCGCTCGTGGTGGGACCGGTCATCGGTCGCTCCTTCCGTGGGCGTCGGCGGTCGCCGGCGCGAGTCGTGGGTCGAGCTCGTGGATGCGGGACGCGGCGAGCAGCGCGCCCGACGCGACGAGGGCGCGCACGCCCGCGATGTCGGGCGCGAGGAACCGGTCGGGCCCGGCCCCGGGGACGCGCTCGCGGATCGCCGCGATCGCCGCGCCGGTGCGCTCGCCGGGGGCGGCGGCCCGCAGCTCGATGCCGCGCGCGGCGGTCATGGCCTCGATGGCGAGCACCTGCTCGAGCCCGTCGATCGCGCGGCGCAGCT
The sequence above is a segment of the Agrococcus jejuensis genome. Coding sequences within it:
- the rpsS gene encoding 30S ribosomal protein S19, which encodes MPRSLKKGPFVDDHLFQKVVRQNEAGSKNVIRTWSRRSMIVPAMLGHTIAVHDGRKHIPVFVTESMVGHKLGEFAPTRTFRGHVKDDKKGRRR
- the rplB gene encoding 50S ribosomal protein L2 is translated as MAIRKYKPTTPGRRGSSVADFAEITRSTPEKSLLRPLPKTGGRNNTGRITTRHIGGGHKRQYRVIDFRRHDKDGVDARVAHIEYDPNRTARIALLHFVDGTKRYIIAPNKLSQGDIVESGAGADIKPGNNLPLRNIPTGTVVHAIELRPGGGAKLARSAGASVRLVAKDGPYAQLRLPSGEIRNVDARCRATIGEVGNAEQSNINWGKAGRSRWKGVRPTVRGVAMNPVDHPHGGGEGKTSGGRHPVSPWGKPEGRTRRPNKESDKLIVRRRSTNKKRK
- the rplW gene encoding 50S ribosomal protein L23, producing MSIHKDPRDIILRPIVSEKSYSLIDRGSYTFEVDPRASKTEIRLAIEKIFSVKVDRVNTLNRQGKTRRTKFGLGKRKDTKRAIVTLRSGSIDIFTAVG
- the rplD gene encoding 50S ribosomal protein L4, whose product is MANKVDVLDAKGAKAGSLELPESLFDVQTNVPLIHQVVVAQLAAARQGTHKTKNRGEVSGAGRKPFKQKGTGRSRQGSIRQPEHRGGGVVHGPTPRDYSQRTPKKMIAAALRGALSDRARGGRLHVVESFLADGAPSTKTAVALLASVATSKNVLVVLHRDEESSWLSVRNLHNVHVLTFDQLNAYDVLVSDDIVFSKAAYQGFVEARTGETVEVEAAKKAPKAKAAKADADETVEAEPAKKAPKAKAAKADDAAEADKEQDA
- the rplC gene encoding 50S ribosomal protein L3, whose product is MSTLATTQGLLGRKLGMTQVWDEQNKLIPVTVVEITPNVVTQIRTPEIDGYDAIQIAFGSIDPRKVNQPKAGHFKAAGTTPRRHLTEVRTANASEYALGQEIAVDVFAAGQKVDVVGTSKGKGFAGVMKRHNFAGVSASHGAHRNHRKPGSIGASSTPSRVFRGMRMAGRMGGDRVTVQNLTIHAVDAEKGLLLVKGAVPGARGRIVFVRNAVKGA
- the rpsJ gene encoding 30S ribosomal protein S10, which translates into the protein MAGQKIRIRLKSYDHEVIDSSARKIVDTVTRAGATVVGPVPLPTEKNVVAVIRSPHKYKDSREHFEKRTHKRLIDIVDPTPKAVDSLMRLDLPADVNIEIKL
- a CDS encoding arginase family protein encodes the protein MGDDARETARASRDAMHVDPLWSRAGGWPDLGVEAVDAVLVGIGTHATSISPTGAHATPLAIREALARFSAHAAGAGIDALRIADAGDAVDPDGDEAAAADLVATAVARSRLAIVLGGDNAATVPAALGAWSGAGSRPSDAGLITLDAHHDLRDGRSNGSPVRRLVEAGLEGSRIVQVGIQDFANSHAYAQRAADLGIAVETRAAVEEEPVGAVVQRALTIAGGASGPIHVDVDVDVVDRAAAPGCPASVPGGISAWRLRSLVRFLARDPRVRSIDLTEVDATADAADGRTVRLAALCVLEALAGLAEREG
- the hutI gene encoding imidazolonepropionase, whose product is MSSTLVTGIAELTTNDAPGRVVDAAVVLDGDVVAWVGAAADAPAADARVDVEGRAALPGWVDSHTHLVFAGDRGAEFEARMAGEAYAAGGIATTVAATRAASDAELQGRYDRLVGEMLRGGTTAFETKTGYGLTVADEARSARIARSRADAVTFLGAHLVPDGRDADGYLDEVVGPMLDAVRPHVDAIDVFCERGAFDEVQSRRVLLAGRDAGLALRVHGNQLGPGPGVALAVELGAASVDHVGFVSDDEIGMLAGSWTGGARGTVATLLPACDLSTRMPFAPARALVDAGAVIAIASNANPGTSYTTSMAFCVATAVLQQRLTVAEAVRAATLGGAIALGRDEPAPGLPDLGRIRVGARADLHVLDAPSAAHLAYRPGVPLTHAVWRAGERVV
- the hutU gene encoding urocanate hydratase, whose protein sequence is MTGPTTSGPRPVRAHRGTQLHTKGWQQEAVLRMLQNNLDPEVAEHPDALVVYGGTGKAARSWEAFDAIVRTLETLADDETLLVQSGKPVGVLRTHERAPRVLIANSNLVGDWATWPELRRLEAAGLMMYGQMTAGSWIYIGTQGILQGTYETFGAVARALGRESLAGTITLTAGLGGMGGAQPLAVTMQGGVAICIEVDASRIARRIEHRYLDEQADSVEDALARAVAARDEGRALSIGVLGNAADLVPQLLAMGAPIDVVTDQTSAHDPLAYLPSEVAFEDWDAARTRDPEGFVAAARASMARHVEAMVGFQDGGAEVFDYGNSLRAEAREGGYARAFDFPGFVPAYIRPLFAVGKGPFRWVALSGDPEDIAKTDAAILELFGDDPHLRRWIELAGERVAYQGLPARICWLGAEQRHLAGLRFNEMVASGEVSAPIVIGRDHLDAGSVASPYRETEAMKDGSDAIADWPLLNALTATASGASWVSIHHGGGVGMGRSIHAGQVTVADGTPLAAERLEAVLRNDPAMGVLRHADAGYEEADAFADAHGIRIPMRER